Proteins co-encoded in one Ziziphus jujuba cultivar Dongzao chromosome 9, ASM3175591v1 genomic window:
- the LOC112492913 gene encoding uncharacterized protein LOC112492913 encodes MEAGGSSNDNRGGESRRTWSRGEEEALLVLLDEAVASGQRCDTGAFKPGTLNMIERQLAEMCPNSGLRATPHIESKLKKWKKQYGIIYDMLNKSRFGWNDTLKCVEVDSDDAWKAYVQSNPSAKSWRDKPFPIYERLANIFGKDQATGHGAQTPIGLVNDINMEPDNDQFDDVGSPMSMNQTHSQLPTQSQLRGKRKAKSKDVDIVSGLNNIADKFIDKLATQLDKLEKSDINYPQYLAMELDRLGFPITDNLKISKAMRLDPSNVEVFKIIKTDAQKIEFACGFLDN; translated from the exons ATGGAAGCTGGAGGTAGCAGTAACGATAATAGGGGGGGTGAATCTAGGCGTACATGGAGTAGAGGTGAGGAAGAAGCTTTGCTGGTTCTTTTAGATGAagctgtagctagtgggcaacgtTGTGACACGGGAGCATTTAAACCTGGTACACTTAATATGATTGAGCGGCAACTGGCTGAAATGTGTCCTAACTCAGGATTGCGAGcaactccacatattgaatCGAAGCtaaaaaagtggaagaagcaatatggtATCATATACGACATGCTGAACAAAAGTagatttggatggaatgacactcttaaatgtgtggaggTTGACAGTGACGATGCTTggaaagcatatgtgcag agtaatccaAGTGCAAAAAGTTGGAGAGATAAACCTTTTCCGATATATGAGaggcttgctaatatttttgggaaggatcaggcaacaggacatggagcacaaactccaattggtttagttaatgatataaatatggagCCTGACAATGACCAATTTGATGATGTGGGTTCTCCAATGTCTATGAATCAAACACATAGTCAACTGCCCACACAATCCCAATTAAGAGGTAAGAGGAAAGCTAAATCGAAGGATGTTGACATCGTTAGCGGGTTAAACAATATAGCAGATAAGTTTATTGATAAATTGGCTACACAGTTAGACAAGTTGGAGAAGTCTGATATCAACtatccacaatacttagctatggagcttgacagGTTAGGATTCCCTATTACtgacaatctcaaaatctctaaggcaatgagattGGATCCATCGAACGTTGAGGTTTTCAAGATTATTAAAACCGATGCGcagaagattgaatttgcttgtggatttttggataactaa